The following proteins come from a genomic window of Candidatus Hydrogenedentota bacterium:
- a CDS encoding PilZ domain-containing protein, with the protein MAEAIEKQIWANGRTFWRVPFSTEVEYFYGSGASGKARCRDLSRGGLSMTLGRYLTPGRKVLLRVFSTWNPNEAAEFKGRIVWCRPTERPEWFRAGVEILRDVPEVLEDLSRLILEAATAYAGESGQRAAKGSGKEMRTPAQYRPRSHARGLAYAVLISPRVSASTTLAARSGE; encoded by the coding sequence ATGGCGGAGGCAATTGAAAAACAGATTTGGGCGAACGGACGCACGTTCTGGCGGGTGCCGTTCAGCACGGAAGTTGAATACTTCTACGGGTCGGGCGCCTCGGGTAAGGCGCGCTGCCGGGACCTGAGCCGCGGCGGATTGTCGATGACTCTGGGCCGGTACCTGACGCCGGGCCGGAAGGTTCTGCTGCGGGTATTCAGCACCTGGAACCCGAACGAGGCGGCCGAATTCAAAGGGCGCATCGTTTGGTGCCGCCCGACGGAGCGGCCCGAGTGGTTTCGCGCCGGCGTGGAGATTCTCCGCGACGTTCCCGAAGTGTTAGAGGACCTGTCGCGCCTAATTCTCGAAGCAGCGACAGCGTATGCGGGCGAGTCAGGACAAAGGGCCGCCAAAGGGTCCGGCAAAGAAATGCGGACCCCCGCACAGTACCGTCCTCGGTCCCATGCTCGCGGACTGGCGTATGCGGTCCTGATTAGCCCCCGGGTGTCTGCATCAACGACTCTCGCTGCCCGAAGCGGCGAATAG
- a CDS encoding PspA/IM30 family protein, translated as MGVFTRTRDIVNANVNAMLDKAENPEKMVRFMAREMEETLGRVKVARDGALAARRDIEIELERVRERAELWAGRARLAVDKGRDDLAREALVERRRYLGRAAALEQELVQADAMLEQYQQDIDALLAKLKLVMERRRMLVQRHVRAGQHRRAQHQLRRLDTSRAMQRFHEFEHRIECMEAEADLVNFGRRPSLEEEFAGLGADEEIERELEELKASAGN; from the coding sequence ATGGGTGTCTTCACACGTACACGCGACATCGTGAACGCAAACGTTAACGCCATGCTGGATAAGGCAGAGAACCCCGAGAAGATGGTTCGTTTCATGGCCCGCGAGATGGAAGAAACGCTCGGACGCGTCAAGGTCGCGCGGGACGGGGCTCTGGCCGCCCGGCGCGACATCGAAATCGAACTGGAGCGCGTGCGCGAGCGGGCCGAACTCTGGGCCGGCAGGGCCCGCCTGGCCGTCGACAAAGGCCGCGACGACCTCGCCCGCGAGGCGCTGGTTGAAAGGCGCCGGTACCTGGGCCGGGCTGCCGCGCTCGAACAGGAACTGGTTCAGGCCGATGCCATGCTCGAACAGTACCAGCAGGACATCGACGCGCTCCTGGCAAAGCTCAAGCTGGTCATGGAGAGAAGGCGCATGCTTGTGCAGCGCCACGTGCGGGCGGGACAACATCGCCGCGCGCAACATCAGCTGCGGCGTTTGGACACCTCGCGCGCGATGCAGCGGTTTCATGAATTCGAGCACCGTATCGAGTGCATGGAGGCCGAGGCGGACCTGGTGAACTTTGGACGGCGGCCCAGCCTCGAAGAGGAATTCGCCGGATTGGGCGCAGACGAAGAGATCGAACGCGAACTGGAAGAACTCAAGGCATCCGCCGGGAACTGA
- a CDS encoding PspC domain-containing protein, with protein MRNETTWREDTTMAYEYTTYRSGLYRSRDGILFGVCRGLADYFDLSAFWLRAIVFGAFILTGFFPVVFLYILAALLMKREPAYHY; from the coding sequence ATGCGCAACGAAACTACGTGGAGAGAGGACACCACCATGGCTTACGAATACACCACCTATCGCTCGGGGCTATACCGGTCCCGCGATGGCATTTTGTTCGGCGTTTGCCGCGGCCTCGCCGACTACTTCGACCTGTCGGCTTTCTGGCTTCGGGCAATCGTGTTCGGCGCGTTCATCTTGACCGGGTTCTTCCCGGTGGTCTTTCTGTACATTCTCGCCGCCTTGCTCATGAAGAGGGAACCAGCGTACCACTATTGA
- a CDS encoding nuclear transport factor 2 family protein, which produces MKYTWAAAVCALAAAGGILMAAATEETSPDLKKDEEAIRAVIQLYFDGIIKYDEEALRKAFHPKANVIGTTNEGAVEWEPFQEWVVYTRGKAPDPAGRNNAIVSIDVTGRAAVVKTALAWPSVHYTDYLSLLKIDGEWKIVNKIWHREKPSSQAQ; this is translated from the coding sequence ATGAAATACACGTGGGCGGCGGCAGTTTGTGCATTGGCGGCGGCGGGCGGCATCCTCATGGCCGCCGCGACCGAAGAAACCTCGCCGGACCTTAAGAAGGATGAGGAAGCAATCCGCGCGGTGATTCAACTCTACTTCGACGGAATCATCAAATACGACGAGGAGGCGTTGCGAAAAGCGTTCCATCCCAAGGCCAACGTCATCGGAACCACCAATGAGGGCGCCGTGGAATGGGAACCGTTCCAGGAATGGGTGGTGTATACCCGGGGCAAGGCCCCCGACCCGGCCGGACGCAACAACGCCATCGTCTCGATCGATGTCACCGGCCGGGCGGCTGTCGTCAAGACCGCCCTCGCCTGGCCCAGCGTTCATTACACCGACTACCTGTCCCTCTTGAAGATCGATGGCGAGTGGAAGATCGTCAACAAGATCTGGCACCGCGAGAAACCCTCTTCGCAGGCCCAGTGA